The DNA sequence TGTTTATATTTGTTTCCATTCAAAGTTTGAAACAATAAAATATGTAATTGACAATTGTTGGTTGGTTTGTGAAATGAGCAGGTGATGAAGTGAAATCATGTTGTAATGGAATAATCAACTGGATGAAAATGACAATAATTTCTTCATTACTTGACTGGCTCCTTGTACAGAGTAGTATGTACAAACCTCTCACTAAATCTATTTATTGAGCACAATAACAGTTGAGTTCCTGGAAGTAGAACTTGgttttgatttgttttttttattgtaattaggAAACAAAAACTGTGAAAACTGTACATTTTCTCCATGGAGATTATTTTGGTAACCACCAAGTTTGGGTAATAACATAATCATCGCATATCTTTTCCTTTCTACCaatgttaattttatattttgttaaaacaGAGTTAGATAATTGATTTAAGTTGTTGTTTTGTCTTGTAGTTGTTACAAATTGGCGCTTGGTTGTGATTCGGATTTAGAAAATTCCATTAATACTGAAATTGTTGATGATGGGTgtgatataatatttttaattataagtgGTCTATTCAATGGTAACGAGACTTCTTCCATACTTTAGTTACTTGCTTACTCATTCATGTTTAACCAAAAATATCATGATATCTAACTATGTTGTATGCAAAATGTTAAATGAAGATTAATACATATGAAATGGAAATGAATTTGGGTGGATATAATGCTGCTTAGAGATGttaattatgtttatatataattgGTTTACATGAAGAATTAGTAGAATCTTTTATAGTTTGTAGTTGTTCCATTAGATGAAATATCACATAGAAGATTTATGTTACAAATGAATTCTATGTTGGGAAAGGGTTGCtcaagtaaaactaaatatatcataataattaaattatgctAATTAAATGCATATTTAATCTGGTCTAAAAATAAGCTGAAAAAAATTGTCATGTAATATGTAGTGGTTTCTATTCTTCTATAgtcttcttattttttattgtaagtGTGATTTACCATTTTTGAAGAAATATGACTGAAAAAAATGTGTATTTTTTTACTGgtgtatgaaaaatattttttcgtaTAAAAGAAAAGGCATAAATAATAGAAActtgtaataaaaatataaatctctttgcgaaattgaaaacaaaacactgaATTGGCACCAAAAGTGTGAATGCTATAAATTTTGTTGATAGAAAATGTGGGCTATAATAGGAGAAAATCCTAACACGTGTTGTAGCTTTTGGCTAGCAAATCCGtttcagaaaaaaatattaaactgaGTTTAAAAGAAATCAGAATGTTCCATTGAGAATTAGATATTTTGAAAGTTAATCTTGACTTTAAAATTAATGGGATTGTCTTATCTGGTAGTAATACATGAAGAGCATATTTTGTAAATAAGTTTTGTTCCCCCGATTggcttataataaaaatttagccGCTTTTTGAAATGATAGCTTTTTCTTACTGTATGGCCAAACATTAAAACAAATGTGCTATCATAGattcttcaaaaataattaagCAATATAATCCGCAAGACACatgttataaattaaaaaaagctaAACGTTGTAAATTTCCTATTGCATATAAACTTGAATGAGTAGATAAGAACATGTGCCTAACACATTGTGCATCATCTATAAATTACCTTGTATGTGTAATCATTGCTGGAGCACTTTGATGATTCAGACTGAATTTCTATTTTGAAATAAAGTTGTACAACTGTCTGTCTGAAAAAATAAATTGACTTCAATGAGTGTTTAAATGAAGCATTTATAATCTTAAAAAGCTAGAGTTAATTTATGAGAGTTAGGGTTAAAATTTTCAATCTTCTAAGCAATAAGTTGTTGCGTAAAAGTAAtttacaaaataaacaaaaaatttcacTATAGTTTGTATTAACCACGAAACATAAAAAATGGcattaaaacatgaaaaagttGTAAATATACATGTATACTGGGTTAGTCTTACCTCTGTGTCTTATGTGAAATAACTTTAGCTTAAATTCCTAAACACCTCCTTGTATACCACATTGTCTATTTTCCTCCTCATGTTCATCATGACAAATCAGAATCTTGAGACCTCTCCTATGAATGACCCTTGAAAGTGCAACATAAAGTTGGCCATGCGTAAACACAGATTTTTTTAGAATCAACCCTACATTTGACAATAATTGACTTTGGCTCTTGTTGACTGACATTGCATAAGATACCATTATTGGAAACTGTCTGCGTTGAAATCTGAATGGTATTCTATGATCGAATGGAGTGAGGGTCATCCGTGGTATGAATACCTTATCACCATTCCCACTGCCTAAAAAGCTTCTTGCTTCAACAATGTGTCTTCCAAGTTTAGAAACTACCAACTGTGTGCCATTACATAGTCCAGCTAAGTGGTCTATGTTAATTCATGGTTGGAAACACCTGAACATCTAATGCTATTTAGAAACTCGGGTATATGAACTGATGCTAATAAGTCATTGTGCGCTTCTAATTGACATGCGGTGTCTGAACTATAATAAGTTTTAGAATCTTCACTGTTCAAACTCATCATGAAGCTAATGATTTCATCAACCATATGTAGAGTTGGTGCAAGTATAGCTCTTTCCTTCAAATGTGATACACAATTTACCCCTAGAAATATTTCCGGGTATGTTGCCTTGCAGATGGATACTATAAGGTCATCCCATTAATCAATGAGAATATCATCAGGAATTCTTATCTTGTCTATCCCATCAATAAGATCACCACACTGACCATCTCCAATTGACAAAATCTGATCAATAAATTGTTTTACCTCATTATTCCTTTCATCAAAAGTGTCCACCCGCAGCTGCATGTTCTGTGTTAGTGACAACAACTTGCAACTATCCCAAATATATGAAGAATTGATTGTTGCATTGACAATATCTTGCTTGCTGTTCTTGGGTATGACAGGTAGTATTGTGGAAAATCCTCGCCAAATACAACAGTCTTGCCTCCAAAAGGTTGTTGAAGACTATTAGCATTTTTGAATCTTAAGATCTCTCTCATTGTTCTATTAAGTGTTTCGATGCAAAATCTGTTGACCATTGGAGCTTCATCCCATATAATAAGCTTACATCGAATTATCAACTCTACCAAAGGGCTGTTCTGATTAATGCTACATGTTGAAAAATATTCAAAGTTAATAGAGATTGCAAAACGCGAGTATGCTGTCCTTCCACCAGGGAGCAAGAGAGATGCAACCATCAAGACAATTCGATCTTTAGATCTAATTGTAGCAGCTAATATTTTCCAAACAAATGTCTTTCCTGTACCGCCATATCCATATAGTAAAAACACACCACCATCACCACTATTGGCAGCTGCTAATATTTGTTTATACACTCGCTTCTGCTCATTTGTTAGCTTTTGTAACAAATCTGCATGCTCTACTACCAATTGTCGCCTATCATAACGAAACTCGTCACAAATAAGCCTATTGACACTATTGGACATCAATTGTTGATAACACATGTCAATGTTAGGGAATGGCATAGAAGGGATGTCTCTTAGGCTCTTATTGTATCCCTTTAATAAGTTCTCAATTTCAATAAGAGTCAAGTCTCTTATTTCTGTCTCTGTCATATGTAAATCTGAGGTATTAAAACAAAATTTCATTAGTCACACATATAAATGTTAGAGCACAACTAcaatattcaaattttaatttttgataaataacAAATATGAAAAGGCAATTGATAAGAATGTAAAATTACTTATTACATATATGGCCATGTAAAAACTAAAGATTTGAATACCTGTGCTCCCATGATAATTCTAATTGGCTTAATGTGGGTTTAAAATCTACATATCtgagatataaaaaattaaacatataacAATCTTATACTAAAAATCATACCTTATATATAAGTCTAATTCAAATATATGGAATTGCTGTGAATATATGTATTAGTTATGAATCATTTGAAATTATGAggctaattatatttatattcataCTATTATATTAGTGAACCATCCCACTCTAGTTCCAAAGCAATACTTCATATATCAGTGTAACCAATCAACGACTATTTTATATAGATGTATATAATAATAGTTTTTTTCCATGTGATTCTAATTGGATAGTAGTGTTCTCATCCACACTTATATATCAATATAaccttttgaaaatatatatcaaTTGCAAACTTGGACACATAATAAAGAGTCGTAGAATGAAAATTGGTTTACTCCATGCTAATTAGATTGTATTTGACCAACATGCTATTACCTCAATTCAGTGTATCATGTGCCTATAATCTGTGTTCTATAGCTGATATTTTGCTAAATCTATTTTATACAGCAAATCTGATCACAACATTGGAAATGATACAATTTTCTTACTAAAGTGATGCAATTAATGATGGTTATTGAAAAGAAAGTGACATCATATAATTCTACAGTTATACTAACAAAAGGTATGAAAAAAAAACCCATGTTTATTTATAAAACTACATGACATGTTTGAATGCTATAATGAATTTGACATGCTTTTAAAGGAGACACCTGTTAATGGGAATAATGTCACTTTCTATTCATTTTAGTACAGATATGGTCATAAACAAAATTTCACCCTAAATAATAAACCTATATTTGAATCTTACGAAATTTAGTTTAGAACATCACCTAGATTGAGTCATTATACTAATCCTTTATATGGTGTTAATTACAAATCTCATTAGATGCGAAAAGTTATATTAAACCAttatactaaaaatactaaattttttcatAATATCAAAGAAAAcaaaccaataaactaataaagttTGTGGTAGTCAGTAATTACCTTGATTGTCAAGTAACCTCCTTTGTTTAATTAAGATATTATCCAAAAGTAATTTTCATGTGTTTTCCCACATGTTCCAGTCTAGTTATGGTGTTTGAAAACAACAGTGTTGCAAACAGTTTCCTGAGATATTGACCCGACCCCCAGATACTTGCTTCCTCAACAGCATCGATATATTCCTTGTCATCATCTAGAATACCTTGTAaataacatgcatctctaaatGTAGGGTATAGAATACCGTCAATAGTTCTAATATCCTCAGAGCTGGTTGGGCTTCTCACAAAATTTAGGAGTAATTGAACATAGTATATTTTTCCTGATCCTAGAGGCACAAAGAATATCCGTCCAATAACTGAATGAGACTTGCGTGGGAACCATTTCCTTGGCAGTGGCTTCCACACAAAATGGATGGGAATTCTGATTATGTCAAACTCTGAGCCTCACTGTACTTCTTGTTTGTCTTGAACCATCCAAGAAACATAGATTCCTTCACAGAAGCCTTCTTAACAACATCTTTTAGATTTTCATGATCTTGAAAAATAACAGGTTGCTCACCTGGCAAGTGGAACCCCAAACGTACCATAGAAGGGTCTCTAAAGTGGATTCTGTACCCAAATATTCTCCAAGGTGCTTCACATAGAGATATATATCTACAGTCATAATACATGCTAACTTCATCACACTCATCATTCTCTACATCGGTTGTGCTACTGTTGTAAAACGAAGCAGTTGCTCGATCGTTTCCTTTATTAACATACTTGAATAAGTATTTGATTGATCTTGATTAGTTGCACCATTCAACGTTAATGTGTGCCCCATATCTCAAAAGAAGTTTTTTATTGTGTGGGACAACATAACGATTGTCAAGTTCAACCCCACATTTGCTAATTGTCTTTCCATCATCTCTTCGCCTGTAAATAGGATATCCATCATCGTCAATAGTAGTGTTGTTGACAAATTTTTTAGGAAAGTGTCTAATGCACTTTCCATTCTCCATGCACGGTGAGTCTTTCTTGATGCTCCTACATGAACCGTACATCATGTTTTTTTCTACAACTTCATAGTATAgtggatctctatccttatctgtTATTTCAGCACTTATGATTTGATCAATATCATCTGCAGCTGGATACTTGTCATCTCTATGTAAGAAGACCAAGATGTATGCTTGGGGTAGACCATGCTTCTGGTATTCGATAGTATAGACAACTGAAACAATTAAACAAATTTAGTTCACAGAATAACCTTGAAAGTATGAAGTAATTTGATAAAATGAAGGAGCATGTGGTTTTTAGATTATTCATCGGTCCCCGGTCCAAATTTTGTGCGTAATATAATTCTTATACAATGTTCTCAAGGTGAGTAGTTGAGTTGaccataaataattaaaattaaaaaccatATCACATTGTACCGGGGGAAATAAGACAATACAATCCTTAAGTAAACATCAAAATATATTTCAGATTACAAATAATTTTACCTGCAACGACCCTTCTAAATATATTGTTCTCTCTGATGTCTTGGATTAGACGATCCAATTTGACCTTAAAGGTTTGACATACCATATCAGGACGGTCTTCAGCATTTAGATCCCTATTCTTTAGAAAATTAAACTCAGGCCACTTAGGATTGCAAGTAAAGGTTAAGAAAAGCTCTGGGTATCCAACAACCCTACAAATTGTCATAGTATCTTGATAGTTTAGTATGATATATCATGGCCCTCCAGTGAAACATGACGAAAGTATGATACGTTTACCCCTTGATGAAGGTGTTGTTTCACCCATCAATACAacttcacttattccattgtacATCTCACACCTAAATTTATCCTTGTCTAATCAAATGTATGTTAGTCTAGCAGACTCAACCACAGAATATCCATCCACCAAAAATTATTGGAATAATCTTTTTGAATACAGTAATGGAGAACCATCAGCTAACCTTTCCTGTATCCTAAATGCAAAAAAGTCCTTCATCGTTACATCTTCGTGGCCCTTGGTCGAGTTAGTACGTCTTTTGATAAGAGGTATATGCTCCTTGAAACTGTTCTTCCCATAAGAAAACAACAAAGGATACTGCAATCTAAGTAGGAAGGATTAAGCTGATTTATTCTCTGAAGTCTTCCACTTCGAGTCTCGACAACAATATCTCTATCTGTTTCTTCGAGATCAAAGTCACCCACAATCAATGCTGCCACCTCGTTTGTTGATGGTAGGTTATACCTTCTACCATCGTTTCCTCACTTTCCCAACGATCTAAGCTTCACTGCCGATGTGGCATCACCTCGTTTGTGAAGTGTATATTTTATActgttaatttgaaaatatatataatattgttatAGGTTATTGGCATTTTTAAATtggtttttacatttttttatccAAACAATTTGCATATACGGACATTGAAAGAATGATACATAAATATACCCTAATGCAAGTAGGATACATCatatacatatttattatataattcacTTATTTTTATACGTCACATTCTTTCTTTTTAAAGATCACCTAAAATTGAAAGTCAGATACATGAGGTTGATGTTTATTTTAAGATGAAACTACCATGTGTAACTTTGAACCTCTATTATTTCTACTACCAATTTTTGCAGAATATGTTAAAATTAGTTGTGGAATAATAGTTTAAATATGAGTGGATAATCTTTAATTAAATATTACTTGTTAAACTTTGTAATAGATAGATCGATCCACACATGAGATCTGAATGATGACTTGATTTAAAAATGagaaataacaataacataaaACAAAGTAGCTTAGTACTAATAAACTTACACACATTTGAATGAACTATACAACAAATTAGAAAGGAACATACAACTCTAACACTTAAACAACATAAGACAACTAAAGACACACTCCATACAATGGGGATACCCATCTGGCTTTACTAACAACTAATGCCTAATGACTCTAAAGACGTTAATGTAAACCATGATTCTATGCACTAAACCATAAACTAACAACTTAAGATCTAGATACTACAACACAATCAGCATACTATTTAACTACTCCAGCCTTGACAAATCATCACACCATATAAAGACTGTTTGCGTGAAGCGTGGCTGAGTTTACGGACACATGATCCTCCCAGCTCTGGTGCAATAAATGCTTCCTCCTTACAAAGTGGTTCCTCATTTTTGAAAACAAGATGTCTGTCTTTTTAGCATCATTTGCAAACATTGTCCTAAATTCCATAACCAAAATAATGTCCTTCTCAAGGAACATGGTGGGATTGTAAGGAATGCCAAGACCTGAAATCCTAAGCTTCCTTTCCCACCAAAGCTGATTCTGGGAATCTCTCTTAATAGGCCATACTAACACGGTTTTATTATATTCAACTTTTTCAGTTTATATAAATCCAACATCGTCGTAAAAGTGCGTGAGTGCATGGTCTATGGACTTCGCCTCAATTGTGACTTCGGTTTGATAGAACATCCGTTGTTGTAGTGAGAACACTACTATCACTGAAGAATCAGTGAAGTTAAGACCATTCCATCCAATCCAATATACAAATTCATTGACCACAATTGATTTGGGGCCTAGTTTCTGAACCTAGGTCTAAGCAATCCCAGAATGAGTCCAATCATTGTCATTTGAACTATAGAGACTCCATGATATATTAGTATCTGAGTAGTGTTTCTTGTATATATGAACAATGCAATATTCTATTGAATGGTTCAGGAATCCAAATGCATAAAGAGAAACTACATGGCAACAGTGCTGTCTTACCTCATTAGAAACATTATGAAATTGTTGAATTAATGGATTACAAATTAGGAGACTAGAATCCAATCCTTCTTGAGAGAACCGTATACAGAGCACACCGTGGCGAGAACTAATAATCGAGTGCCAACCAAATTAATTTATCACAATCGAAATGTTTAGAGGGATCTGCTGAGGACAATCGATATTGGTTCTTGTAAACCATATGAAATTTTCTTCCATAGATGGAAGACCAACTTCAATAATTACATTCCTATTCTTGTCTTTGTTCTCGAACCAATTCTGCTTGGCAAAcattaggatagaaagcctacCATTCCACGTCTTATTTAAGCATCTATATTTTTCTACCGTCTTTAGATCACTCTTGGTAAATATCTTCAAAAGTATGTCCTGACCGAGATAAGGTAGTTGTGCTTTCTTCGTTGTTGCACCTTCCATTGTAGACAAACAGCTTAAAATTCTGGTTGACATGTTATTAGGTAATGGTTGGGTTGTTGGTACTTTGATAATATCCATGTTTGCGATGTGTTATCGGTGGTGATTAATCAAGGAATAGCCGATGTGTATGTTCACATTTGAAAGGGGTGAGTTAACGAGCAATAGTTTGTAAAGTACTCATTTTTTATATTACtactatataataaaatattcttGTTAACACATTCCTTGGGTCACACATGATATAGTTTTGACAAAGAATTTGTTTTTCAATAcataatttatttgatttttttcataATACTTTTTCTCTCACCTACCTGTCTTTCATTACAGTTTCCAAATTTTCCTGAATTGTATATCTTCTTGGTCAGTTTTTTCACTTTGTTAAAATAAGCTTTATAAACAATACatctattattttttagatatatatatatatatatatatatattcagatAACTTAATTTATTGAATCTTACTAAAAGTAATAAATGTGTGTTCCCTTTTATTTAGTTCGAAATCGATGACACTTCTTTTTAACTTATTTAGTATAATTCCCATGTGCTGACAAAAACTATTGTTGTAATAGAAAAATGTGTATTCTTATACTTTATTAGCATTCATTAGTCAAAATATCCACTTTCATAACTATAGTAATTCCAAAGGCATTAATTCTCTGCTTTTAAATTTCACCGTCTGGgatcgaaaaaaataataaataattctatTGTTTAGCACCAATATGATAACCTTGATAACTACATCTCTTTTTGTAGACtcttttagtatagattttgtttgtAAGAAAACAAAGGCTATCATTCCAACTTCACTTAAGAAATACTTGAGACTCTCACCCTAATGATATTTTTTTAGGGAGGCTCATTGTATTTTTCTAGTATAAATatgttgtatatattttataaactATTCATAAAAGGTTGTTATCTTTCTAACTTTCTTTGACTTGCTGAAAAACTTCccttattctaattttttattcaactaaAGTTATTTCCTCTAATGCTTTACCAAAGCTACAAAAAATATGTCAACATGAATCATAAAACATCCTATCAATATTTGTGATTTAATAACTACATTCAACTATACACCTcaacataataaattatttagTACTTTACTTGGTTTGTGCCACTACACCTGCTTAGTTTAGGCctactaaaaaatttatattcaacaaTCGAGAtgatatttttgacaaaattttgaaacaatttTGTTAGTAATTTTTCTTAGTTTATATTTAAGAATCATGAATCAGCAAGTTACTCTATTCATTTATATTTATTAGTGAGGTCATACCCAAACTATACGAAAATTAGGTTCAGTATTCACCAACTTGACTTTATCGTAATTTCTTAAAAATTACTTGTAGATTAAGTTCTGCAGCATCAGACATCACCTATATTGAACAGTCCTTACGCAGCCTGCTCTACTTTCTGATTTATTAATCTCTCTATCTTTATATGTTATCCCTTAGTTGATTCTAAATTCATGGGAGCATTGAGTGATGGATGTTTTGAAGAACTTTCTTCTATCAGGCAGAACACCATACAAATAGAGCCTCGTTTAGTCTTTCGCCTATAGTATAAATTTCTTAATTATCATCATATGTGTCCCTCCAATATTGACAATGTGATCAGAGCACTTTATTCCCATATTAGTAAGCTCTAACCCAAACTTCTTAAAAAATGGTTTAGTATCCACAATGTTATCTTTATCCTAGTTTCTTGAAAACTGGTTTAATATCACCTTCTGCAACATTGAGCCACACAATTCTGACAACTTCTTATGCAGTCTGgtctaaattttgaattattaCTGGTAATATGATATGTCTGGCATCCCTTAAAATCTCAAACCTTGTGAAAGCATTGATTGATAGCCAGTTTGGAGAAATTTCTTTTGTCAGTCTGAACACCATACAGATAGAATTTAAATTGGTGTTGTACCTATACTCTTAATCCCTTCTTATTATGATATATGTTCTATGAATATTTACCATTTGATTAGAGTGTTTATTTGTGAAGTtaatttgatatctttgttggaAACATAGAAATTTTTCTCCATTCTTTTAAAGAAGTAATATCAAATAATGCTTTTTCATGAAATGTTTTACCATGAATAAGAACCTGACTGAACACTCATTATAGAACTTGTTtcatttgtcaaaatattttgatatctttgttgaaAACATGAAAATCTTC is a window from the Arachis hypogaea cultivar Tifrunner chromosome 1, arahy.Tifrunner.gnm2.J5K5, whole genome shotgun sequence genome containing:
- the LOC140181453 gene encoding uncharacterized protein; this encodes MKDFFAFRIQERLADGSPLLVVGYPELFLTFTCNPKWPEFNFLKNRDLNAEDRPDMVCQTFKVKLDRLIQDIRENNIFRRVVAVVYTIEYQKHGLPQAYILVFLHRDDKYPAADDIDQIISAEITDKDRDPLYYEVVEKNMMYGSCRSIKKDSPCMENGKCIRHFPKKFVNNTTIDDDGYPIYRRRDDGKTISKCGVELDNRNDRATASFYNSSTTDVENDECDEVSMYYDCRYISLCEAPWRIFGYRIHFRDPSMVRLGFHLPGEQPVIFQDHENLKDVVKKASVKESMFLGWFKTNKKYSEAQRSGKIYYVQLLLNFVRSPTSSEDIRTIDGILYPTFRDACYLQGILDDDKEYIDAVEEANLHMTETEIRDLTLIEIENLLKGYNKSLRDIPSMPFPNIDMCYQQLMSNSVNRLICDEFRYDRRQLVVEHADLLQKLTNEQKRVYKQILAAANSGDGGVFLLYGYGGTGKTFVWKILAATIRSKDRIVLMVASLLLPGGRTAYSRFAISINFEYFSTCSINQNSPLVELIIRCKLIIWDEAPMVNRFCIETLNRTMREILRFKNANSLQQPFGGKTVVFGEDFPQYYLCKLLSLTQNMQLRVDTFDERNNEVKQFIDQILSIGDGQCGDLIDGIDKIRIPDDILID